In the Wyeomyia smithii strain HCP4-BCI-WySm-NY-G18 chromosome 2, ASM2978416v1, whole genome shotgun sequence genome, one interval contains:
- the LOC129719761 gene encoding ras guanine nucleotide exchange factor R-like → MELEHLADDELDFEWRIRGLKETKGQDKLGKLTRLRQVLKNKSVSLPTTSSHIMSDVDNIYQCQARLQNILLNVEMAIRLNNAEQLKMCRSRLMHYQLRLSLITDSLIVANANKSLAKIKQTLARIQDFLMNQPTTKSEVKGDAGDVASDAETLQKLENPQLQSSMKESQQTQEQIQNQEPPQQQTAEQILMQQQREANKQLQHQLEDERRKLHQLQLQLQQEQQLLSRQQQQQHDSHQWEQWQNQQEQMHQQQVQQLQLQQQELQHLLQQERAKRQQLENQMGHLQQQQQNFSQLGDTANPSLDLNRQQEPGLLNDFMRFLRTQHRPNTPRSSGQAQSSDRFSQPVHKWPFEYAGQPNIIQLGEFLNQVNTYADTEGIEEQTLLRSIKHLLKGRALQWYTRSYLHLTNWEVFKSEIKQEFLPPNYSEIIKQDLYLRFQGPNESFTTFYRDLVAAFEIVEPAISETERLFIVKSHLNSDYTPIAAASRVSTVRELVTVCKDFEVSRSYSMRGRSATTYRSLWNKPEQRPGTNRMHIPNRPSFNRQPHYTAQINSMELSSELEENLNPRDILEREMLQHDIALRNEVDSNNVEEVNALRLQNNSRERPAMNPHPPTSGEQRTREWTPSIICWQCEKPGHTYPNCPNPKHYLFCYSCGRKGCTTRNCEACISRWRQLDSTNGPQHPGNRSWENPQ, encoded by the exons ATGGAGCTCGAGCACTTGGCAGACGATGAGCTGGACTTTGAGTGGAGGATACGAGGATTAAAGGAGACAAAAGGACAGGACAAATTAGGAAAACTAACACGGCTGCGTCAAGTTTTAAAAAACAAGTCGGTTTCCTTGCCGACAACTTCTAGTCACATTATGTCCGACGTAGATAATATTTACCAATGCCAAGCAAGGTTACAAAATATTCTGTTAAACGTCGAAATGGCCATCAGGTTAAACAATGCAGAACAATTGAAGATGTGCCGATCGAGATTAATGCACTATCAGCTTCGTCTCTCCCTAATTACCGATAGCTTGATCGTAGCAAATGCAAACAAATCGTTGGCTAAAATCAAGCAAACGTTAGCAAGAATTCAAGACTTTTTGATGAATCAGCCAACCACAAAATCAGAGGTAAAAGGCGATGCGGGTGACGTTGCGAGTGACGCGGAAACGTTACAAAAACTGGAGAATCCTCAACTGCAATCAAGTATGAAGGAATCCCAACAAACGCAAGAACAGATTCAAAATCAGGAGCCACCGCAGCAGCAAACGGCAGAACAAATTCTGATGCAGCAGCAGCGTGAGGCAAACAAACAGCTTCAGCATCAACTCGAAGACGAAAGGCGAAAACTGCACCAATTGCAGTTGCAATTGCAACAAGAGCAACAGTTGCTCTCAcggcaacagcaacaacagcacgATAGTCATCAGTGGGAACAGTGGCAGAATCAACAGGAGCAGATGCATCAACAGCAAGTACAACagttgcaactgcagcaacaggAGCTGCAGCATCTTTTGCAACAAGAAAGAGCAAAGCGGCAACAGCTGGAAAACCAGATGGGACAtctacaacaacagcagcaaaatttcAGTCAGTTAGGCGATACAGCGAATCCTTCGTTAGATTTGAATAGGCAACAGGAACCAGGGCTATT GAATGATTTTATGCGTTTCTTACGAACACAACATAGACCAAACACACCACGCTCTAGTGGACAAGCACAAAGTTCGGATAGGTTTTCACAACCAGTACACAAATGGCCTTTCGAATATGCGGGTCAACCCAATATCATACAATTGGGCGAATTCCTAAACCAAGTAAACACATACGCGGACACCGAAGGAATTGAGGAGCAAACCCTCCTGCGTTCTATCAAGCATTTGCTGAAGGGGAGAGCTCTTCAATGGTACACACGATCTTACTTGCACCTAACCAATTGGGAGGTGTTCAAATCGGAAATTAAACAGGAATTTCTACCACCAAATTATTCCGAGATCATCAAGCAAGACTTATATCTGCGGTTTCAAGGCCCAAACGAATCATTCACCACGTTTTACAGGGACCTAGTAGCCGCCTTCGAAATTGTAGAGCCAGCAATTTCAGAGACAGAAAGACTATTTATCGTAAAATCTCACCTAAATTCAGACTACACCCCTATAGCAGCAGCCTCCAGAGTTAGCACAGTTAGAGAATTAGTCACAGTCTGTAAAGACTTCGAAGTGTCGCGATCTTACTCCATGCGAGGTAGATCTGCTACAACTTATCGTTCACTTTGGAACAAACCAGAACAGCGTCCGGGGACAAACAGGATGCACATTCCTAACCGGCCATCGTTCAACCGGCAACCGCATTACACAGCACAAATCAACTCAATGGAACTCAGCTCGGAActagaagaaaatttgaacccgCGGGACATTCTAGAACGCGAAATGCTTCAACACGATATTGCTCTACGTAATGAGGTAGATTCTAACAATGTGGAGGAAGTGAACGCACTGCGTTTACAGAATAACTCTAGAGAAAGGCCCGCAATGAATCCACATCCACCAACTAGTGGAGAGCAACGTACAAGGGAATGGACACCAAGCATCATATGTTGGCAGTGTGAAAAACCTGGTCACACTTATCCAAATTGTCCCAACCCGAAACATTACCTTTTCTGCTACAGTTGTGGAAGAAAAGGTTGCACCACTCGCAATTGCGAAGCATGTATCTCGAGATGGAGACAGCTAGATTCGACAAATGGTCCGCAGCATCCGGGAAACCGCAGTTGGGAGAACCCTCAATGA